A window from Salinibaculum sp. SYNS191 encodes these proteins:
- a CDS encoding DUF6293 family protein codes for MTDRIHFIPVGFDFHRLIYPISKGDLPADRVVLIDTDTDDVDSRAGDLAGNMVQRLEESFELIDVDVDHEQIEYEQLYSYENLYPRAYDYLWTELQKGNEVYVNISSMPRTVAFAFATAADSIIAEKDPKYRDQVHTYYAAPDEYLVLDMIEAIDNQIEFLEKLEDIRMPERLHELKEIREKIDRVGVTEGVREIEDGDMYVEFPASPGRELQDFEESILEFLYREGAMESTSQLAEQLAADLGEEYNDSFRSRVQYNASNLDERGYLDRDEKGNRHETSLSTMGMMWVKTHRD; via the coding sequence ATGACTGACCGCATTCATTTCATCCCGGTCGGGTTTGACTTTCACCGGCTTATCTACCCAATCTCAAAAGGCGACCTACCTGCGGACCGCGTTGTCCTGATCGACACGGATACTGATGACGTTGACAGCCGAGCTGGAGACCTTGCCGGGAATATGGTGCAACGACTGGAGGAATCGTTCGAACTCATCGACGTCGACGTCGACCACGAGCAAATCGAGTACGAGCAGCTGTACAGTTACGAAAACCTGTACCCACGCGCCTACGACTACCTCTGGACGGAGCTGCAGAAGGGAAACGAAGTGTACGTGAACATTTCTTCGATGCCGCGGACAGTGGCGTTCGCGTTCGCCACTGCGGCCGACTCGATCATTGCCGAAAAAGACCCAAAATACCGCGACCAAGTTCATACGTACTACGCCGCACCGGATGAATATCTGGTCTTGGACATGATCGAGGCGATCGACAACCAGATCGAGTTCTTGGAGAAACTGGAGGACATCCGGATGCCGGAACGTCTCCACGAGCTCAAGGAGATCCGCGAAAAGATCGACCGTGTGGGCGTAACAGAGGGTGTTCGTGAGATCGAAGACGGCGACATGTACGTTGAGTTCCCGGCATCACCTGGGCGCGAGCTGCAGGATTTTGAAGAATCTATCTTGGAGTTCCTGTACCGAGAAGGGGCGATGGAGTCCACATCACAGCTTGCAGAGCAGCTGGCGGCCGACCTCGGTGAGGAGTACAATGACTCGTTTCGCAGCCGCGTTCAGTACAATGCGTCAAATCTCGATGAGCGCGGGTACTTAGATCGCGACGAAAAGGGAAATCGGCACGAAACGTCCCTTTCAACGATGGGGATGATGTGGGTCAAAACCCATAGGGACTAA